The Solenopsis invicta isolate M01_SB chromosome 1, UNIL_Sinv_3.0, whole genome shotgun sequence DNA segment CTCTACGAAATAACACATCCTCCATGAAATATTTCCTGTCGACACAAAAGCAGCAGAACGAGCAGCAACAGGATTCAGCAAGCAATCAGTCTTCACTTTTGACAAGCACGGTAAATTCTGtaaaaatctgttatttttctattaatttatttgaatgtcctcgtatgtaaatatattgcacattttttagAGTACGCCGGATAAGCTGTATaaaaagattgagattgaagtcAGGGGGAACGATCCAGCTGTATTGAAGAGCTATGGAGAATTTGCAACGATAGCTGCGAATCATTTAAACATCAACATGGGTAGAAAGTAAGTTCAAtagttatttgattttaataaaaaatgattgccaatattaaaacaataatatgataatgaaatcgAAGGCAAATTGAGAACAGACATGTTGagacaaaacttttttatatatttaaattacatgaaTTCATGAAGTTATTcaattgtatgatttttttaagccACTTTTAACGATTTCAATCGAtgaataaaagattattatatttctaataaacgCAGGATTTGCTTGCAATATCTGAAAAGACAAGTGTTCACTATAGTTATTTTGCTGATAGATTCTAATAAAGAGATTAACAATTTAAGATACTGAGtatcttattaaataaattaatcaacatAACTTTAAAAGGTTCAATAGGGAAACACTCATCTAGTGCAATACAatgcaagtaaaaaaaaatatttgtccaagtaataaagtaaaacaagttgtcatattataatataatgaactGATTACGTCTGAAATTAAAAGCCAAATGATGTCAAGaacaaattgatattattaattaaaagacaaTAAACAAATGTGTAGATTAACatgataaaaagaataaagtaaaatttgcgcgtaatacaaattaaagcaaaacaagggaaaaaatgtgtataagctattaaaaatagatacatAAGTAtgtattttgtgttaaattgaagattaagttaatttttttttaatttaacattaaacatcTCAGATTCAAATCACTGGTTCAAAAATAAGCTAAAACTTTTAATGTTTTATGAATTCATGTaaagtaaatatacaaaaaaatcttgTTCGCCTTAATAATCCAGTAATAATTGTTCTCTTGGTGTGTGTTATCTTTAGcgatattatcatattatttaactttagttaattttagttaatatcTAGCTAATTGGATTATATATGTTAAagtatattcttatatttatagcATGGCACCACGTAAAGCTATCCACGAACGGTGGACGGTGCTAAAGTCAGCTCACGTTCATAAAAAGCATCGTGTTCAGTATGAATTTAGGACTTACTATCGCTATCTAGACTTTTTAAAGTTGACCGGATCAACAGCAGATACTTTTCTAGAATATCTTCAACGAAATTTGCCAGAAGGAGTGGCAATGAAAGTAACCAAggttagaattttataatattaaatccaCATGATACTAGAAATCGTTCCAAGATCTCGGATGGAAAAAATTGatcacattttaataattcGGTTAATTGGCTATAGTGATTAGTAAATTGTTTCTTTGCTCGAGATCTCAATTTCCAACAATGTACAtgtccttaaaaaaaaacttaaactttattttcatttgaCTTATCTAGAAATTTTTACTTGCAGGTAGAGATGGAGAAGTTTTCCGAGAGTATAGCTGCAATGTGTAACACATAGTTATAacgtgtaaatataaataattgttcatACAATCCATACTGTAGATAATTTATCGATATAAATGGATTAAAGAAAATACGTTTgaggtttatttatttaacgcaATACTTATTTTAGgtttcgaaaatttaattatatcatcTTATTTTAAAAGCCgcagttataaaaaataatattcgtcaATAATTCTCTAGAAAGACAAACTCGATAAATTATTCcacaaaattctatatttagATGTCTAAGCATAATTTCTTTAGTATTATTACAAAGTATTGAACATTGTTACACTAATTTACAGTAAGATTATATATGATCTGcggcaatataaattaaaatatcattggAAGAATGTTAAGTGACggatttgataattattacattCGGTGACGACTCAATCTTTCTACCAGATGTATCCCGCGCGAGTTCTGGTAATGGATTCTTCTTCTTGAAGGCCGATGGTCTGTCTTGTGATACGTCTATATTCACAGTTTTGAGGGGTGTATCTGCCAAGCGTTTGCTTGTGATTCGACGTGCGTGTCCATTACCGCGTCTCCTCATATGAGTCATACGTCGGTAAACACCGCTGGAAAATTGCTTCGCAGCTTCAGATTGAGCGTCAATCAGAGAATCTTTTTGTTGCGTTTGCGATTGTGCCAAGTTTCCTTCGGCCTTGCGCGAGCTGACTCCTGTAATCTCTTCATTTCTGTGCTTTCTAATTAATTCCGCAGTAGCTGTACATCTGTGCAGTATATATTCGttacctaaaataaaatttttatataaatataatatttatctaattctTATATAATTGTTTGTAAAGCTGGTTTCACCACCAACTATACGCGTtcttaatcttaatttttcaattactcAATTACGTCATTAATATCATGAGATGGAAAACTATATCTAAATCGCTTAAACATGCATCCTCAATGGCATGTTCTctaaatacgtatatatatatatatatatatatatatatatatatatatatatatatatatatatatatcttgttcAAGCTTACGTTAAATAGGTAATAAATCGATGTTACATTTATGCGTACACATGTACTAGCTAAGTAATCTGAAAGAGTGTATATAgaggatttttaaaaaattttgatcatttATCTTTTAGATGTCTcctataaatatcttttagattttcgtattttgaatatttagatCATTCTGATACACTgtagtaaaaaaagaattatttattgattaggATATGTAATAACTTCATATAATTCTGACAATTGTATCATTcacaatttgtaaatttttttatttatagcatGTCCctggtgaaaaaaattttttataatttttataattcttaaaaatttctctgtatttttataacatttaaaaaatttttttaaatttttatataaattaaaacacttTAGAAGCGTTCTAATTTTAGAAGTGTTCTAATACTaaaaaagtttacatcttttcttTACATGAATGAATTcttaaatattctaagatttctaaaaaatttcatcatttcaaaaaaaacttataaaaa contains these protein-coding regions:
- the LOC105194753 gene encoding 28S ribosomal protein S10, mitochondrial: MFLSKIPLLLKNATVGVVQYESGCSGVLVRESLRNNTSSMKYFLSTQKQQNEQQQDSASNQSSLLTSTSTPDKLYKKIEIEVRGNDPAVLKSYGEFATIAANHLNINMGRNMAPRKAIHERWTVLKSAHVHKKHRVQYEFRTYYRYLDFLKLTGSTADTFLEYLQRNLPEGVAMKVTKVEMEKFSESIAAMCNT
- the LOC105194756 gene encoding uncharacterized protein LOC105194756 codes for the protein MTLEKVTVILIVLIWATDSLADYNRTKRSSNEYILHRCTATAELIRKHRNEEITGVSSRKAEGNLAQSQTQQKDSLIDAQSEAAKQFSSGVYRRMTHMRRRGNGHARRITSKRLADTPLKTVNIDVSQDRPSAFKKKNPLPELARDTSGRKIESSPNVIIIKSVT